One stretch of Schlesneria sp. DSM 10557 DNA includes these proteins:
- a CDS encoding cupin domain-containing protein → MGFIDISQFPAIEPVPGCRMRTPFGENMMLSYLEMEDGAEVPLHSHPHEQGGMLIRGTMQLTIGDETRICEAGSMFLIPPNVPHRAVAVNGPCLVMDVFSPVREDYAALANHYIPPLDSGAEKPAGNQ, encoded by the coding sequence ATGGGTTTCATTGATATCTCACAGTTTCCTGCCATCGAACCGGTACCCGGATGTCGCATGCGAACTCCGTTCGGCGAAAACATGATGCTGTCATATCTGGAAATGGAGGACGGGGCAGAAGTTCCGCTGCACTCACACCCCCACGAACAGGGGGGAATGCTGATCCGGGGAACCATGCAGTTGACGATTGGGGACGAGACTCGAATTTGCGAAGCAGGATCAATGTTCCTGATCCCGCCGAATGTTCCCCACCGCGCGGTGGCCGTTAATGGTCCGTGTCTGGTGATGGACGTTTTCAGCCCCGTCCGCGAAGACTACGCCGCTTTGGCCAATCACTACATCCCGCCGCTTGACTCAGGCGCTGAAAAGCCCGCCGGCAACCAGTAA
- a CDS encoding FtsK/SpoIIIE domain-containing protein: MKSVLSPSAERSLLGPITLSDQLSLENERQLLKNLLERVSHRLACEQEIEARHADEAQSEQEQYQNVLHLLTETYENEQTEREKSLRSHLATLHQRCDADASKIQSDYSSRLTRAEDRLASETELAEKERYEAVWLVSSLLDEDSDGSPLVRLKQTERELTATGNELTAGLKGLDDGHDRVVRFLQRCRIWNDPGEVTPTLPLSSVEVMKSACLAEVAAAEPLQQRILARLLPRLFAGPFPLLLFLLIAGTLFGLLYGVVDPSLVTLKLKATDRDWMWICTGVASATGLVLILFLHLYASRRTYPDYEQLVQHRANAHYAYSVWDKDGRSELNTLSAQCADLNDQRAKRRESAISAADNKLTTRITQLQREYMEAVDQSNATFPVLLRQVEEYRQKETEAAQRSYRLDMDALRFRRESDFRQLQTEFDSRVAEGRNRYQQAWLQLIHTWKTDLAKLGQQSSGLLTKADSLCPSWESLASREVPPPESSPAVLSLGRIEVDLDMIDGGVSTDPRLSIDQPRFDLPLLLPLQEKPSLVLKGAGSGRDAAVSVLQSTVLRFLTSLPPGKVRLTILDPVGLGANFAAFMHLADYDELLVSSRIWSEPAHIEKKLGELTEHMETVLQTYLRNEFPTIDDYNQFAGEVAEPYRLLVIANFPANFTDVALRRLVSIAEGGRRCGVFILMSVDQSQELPRSFSLANLEKSATVLQWKGDGFRLTDSDLAAWPLALELPPPSEVFGQIVRSAGELARDVRRVEVPFSRVAPQDSELWKGDSRKGIDVPIGRAGATKLQYLRLGKGTSQHVLIAGKTGSGKSTLLHALITNLSLYYSPAEVEFYLIDFKKGVEFKVYAEEQLPSARVIAIESDREFGVSVLQRLDALLRDRGERFRAARAQDIAAFRDARRDVVMPRTLLLIDEFQEFFIEDDALSQQASLLLDRLIRQGRAFGVHVLLGSQTLAGAYSLARSTLGQVAVRIALQCSETDAHLILSEENTAARLLTRPGEAIYNDANGLVEGNHPFQVVWLDEDERGQRLKWIREAANMPNEASGRDPHDTTSGISPLVFEGNVPADIKSNRRLTRLLAKSRLVSPALGAERQQIPEPWTCWIGDSVAMSGPIELRFGLREGANILIVGRDDTMALGVMAASALALCAQAAGHGLHTHTVHLLDGSLPNNASVQTWQQLVSLWNRPPSRDSAAKRENIPEHASLMRIASPRDTATVMIDILAELRRRADEPGPPIFLFVYDLARFRDLRKSEDDFGFGASSDKPTNSAQVFGEILRDGPSVGIFTLAWVDSYATAQRWLARDQMNRFEHRILFSMNANDSASLVDSPLAGRLGENRALLYRGDLGTLEKLRPYSPPAAEWLESYVDRESRESSPGLELEDTGADPVGHSAPEGHS; the protein is encoded by the coding sequence ATGAAAAGTGTCCTGTCTCCAAGTGCTGAACGATCGTTACTCGGGCCGATTACTTTGTCTGACCAACTGAGTCTGGAAAACGAACGACAACTCCTGAAGAATCTGCTCGAACGAGTCAGTCACCGTTTGGCATGCGAACAGGAGATTGAAGCTCGCCACGCAGACGAAGCGCAATCCGAGCAAGAGCAGTATCAGAACGTCTTGCACCTGCTCACCGAGACTTATGAAAATGAACAGACGGAGCGAGAGAAGTCACTTCGGTCACACTTGGCAACTCTGCATCAGCGGTGTGACGCGGATGCGAGCAAGATTCAATCTGACTATTCTTCACGCTTGACTCGTGCCGAAGATCGGCTGGCGAGTGAGACCGAACTTGCAGAGAAAGAGCGTTACGAAGCCGTATGGCTCGTTTCATCGCTCCTCGACGAAGACTCTGATGGCAGTCCTCTGGTTCGTCTGAAGCAGACCGAAAGAGAGTTAACGGCGACCGGAAACGAGTTGACCGCAGGACTCAAAGGACTTGATGACGGTCACGACCGGGTGGTTCGATTTCTGCAACGGTGCCGCATCTGGAACGATCCGGGTGAGGTGACGCCCACCCTGCCCTTGTCGTCAGTTGAAGTGATGAAGTCAGCCTGTCTCGCTGAGGTCGCTGCGGCGGAACCTCTCCAACAGAGAATCCTGGCGCGACTTCTTCCTCGCCTGTTCGCAGGACCATTTCCGCTGCTTCTGTTCCTGCTGATTGCCGGCACGCTTTTTGGCCTGTTATACGGTGTCGTTGATCCATCACTCGTGACTCTGAAGCTCAAGGCGACCGACCGTGACTGGATGTGGATTTGTACAGGTGTTGCATCAGCGACCGGGTTGGTATTGATCCTGTTTCTGCACCTCTATGCATCCCGTCGCACATACCCGGATTACGAGCAACTGGTCCAACATCGTGCGAATGCGCATTACGCCTACTCGGTGTGGGACAAGGACGGCCGGTCAGAACTGAATACGCTCAGCGCTCAATGCGCGGATTTGAACGATCAACGGGCCAAACGCCGCGAGTCAGCAATTTCTGCGGCCGACAATAAGCTGACAACCCGGATTACCCAACTGCAACGCGAGTATATGGAGGCCGTCGATCAGTCCAACGCAACCTTTCCCGTGCTGCTCAGGCAAGTCGAAGAATATCGGCAGAAGGAAACGGAAGCCGCGCAGCGTTCCTATCGGCTCGACATGGACGCCCTCCGTTTTCGTCGTGAATCCGATTTCCGTCAGTTACAGACAGAGTTTGACTCACGCGTCGCTGAGGGGCGTAATCGCTACCAGCAGGCCTGGCTCCAATTGATCCATACCTGGAAAACAGACCTCGCAAAACTGGGACAGCAAAGTTCCGGTCTACTCACGAAAGCAGATTCGTTGTGCCCTTCGTGGGAGTCCCTCGCCAGTAGAGAGGTCCCACCACCCGAGTCCTCCCCTGCGGTGCTGAGTCTGGGACGGATTGAAGTGGATCTCGACATGATCGATGGGGGAGTCTCGACCGATCCCCGCCTGTCGATTGATCAGCCCCGCTTTGACCTCCCTCTGCTGCTGCCGTTACAAGAGAAACCTTCACTGGTGCTGAAGGGGGCGGGCAGCGGTCGCGACGCGGCGGTGAGCGTCCTTCAGTCCACAGTCCTTCGTTTCCTGACATCGTTGCCGCCGGGTAAAGTCCGACTGACGATTCTGGATCCTGTCGGTCTTGGTGCTAACTTTGCGGCGTTCATGCATCTGGCCGACTACGATGAACTGCTCGTCTCGAGCCGGATCTGGTCTGAGCCCGCTCACATCGAGAAGAAACTTGGCGAGCTGACCGAACATATGGAAACGGTCCTGCAAACTTACTTGCGGAACGAGTTTCCGACGATCGACGACTACAACCAGTTTGCGGGAGAAGTTGCCGAGCCGTATCGCTTGCTGGTCATTGCCAATTTTCCCGCAAACTTCACGGACGTCGCACTGCGTCGACTGGTCAGTATTGCTGAGGGGGGCCGCCGCTGCGGTGTCTTTATCCTGATGAGCGTCGATCAGTCGCAAGAGCTTCCCCGCAGCTTCTCACTAGCAAACCTGGAAAAATCAGCCACCGTACTGCAGTGGAAGGGTGATGGATTCCGCCTGACTGACAGTGACCTTGCTGCCTGGCCGCTGGCCCTTGAATTGCCTCCCCCCTCAGAGGTATTTGGCCAGATTGTACGATCCGCAGGAGAGCTGGCTCGTGATGTGCGAAGGGTGGAAGTTCCCTTCTCTCGAGTCGCGCCGCAGGACAGCGAACTCTGGAAAGGTGATAGCCGCAAGGGAATCGATGTTCCGATTGGTCGGGCCGGAGCCACCAAACTGCAGTATTTGCGGCTGGGAAAAGGAACTTCGCAACATGTGCTGATCGCCGGAAAAACGGGATCGGGCAAATCGACGCTGCTTCACGCACTGATCACAAATCTTTCATTGTACTATAGTCCGGCCGAGGTGGAGTTTTATCTGATCGACTTCAAGAAAGGGGTCGAGTTCAAGGTTTACGCTGAAGAGCAGCTTCCTTCTGCTCGCGTGATTGCGATCGAGAGCGACCGTGAATTTGGTGTGAGCGTTCTGCAGCGACTGGATGCACTTTTACGAGATCGGGGTGAGCGGTTCCGTGCTGCACGAGCTCAGGATATCGCTGCCTTCAGGGATGCGCGCCGCGACGTCGTAATGCCCCGAACGTTGCTGCTGATCGACGAGTTTCAGGAGTTCTTCATCGAAGACGATGCGCTGTCGCAGCAGGCGTCGTTGCTGCTGGACCGGCTGATTCGACAGGGGCGGGCCTTCGGTGTGCACGTGCTACTCGGATCGCAGACTCTGGCCGGTGCATATTCCCTCGCACGAAGCACTCTCGGGCAAGTGGCCGTGCGCATCGCCTTGCAATGCAGTGAAACCGATGCGCATCTGATCCTGAGTGAAGAAAACACAGCGGCACGCCTGCTGACTCGACCGGGCGAAGCGATCTACAACGACGCTAACGGACTGGTCGAAGGAAACCATCCATTTCAGGTTGTCTGGCTTGATGAAGACGAGCGTGGGCAACGATTGAAGTGGATCCGCGAAGCGGCCAATATGCCGAACGAAGCGTCGGGACGTGATCCTCACGACACGACCAGCGGCATTTCGCCGCTGGTGTTTGAAGGAAATGTTCCTGCAGACATCAAGTCCAATCGACGTTTAACGCGACTGCTAGCGAAAAGTCGATTGGTGTCCCCTGCACTGGGGGCCGAGCGACAGCAGATCCCGGAACCATGGACCTGCTGGATTGGTGATTCGGTTGCGATGAGTGGACCCATCGAATTGAGATTTGGGCTTCGCGAAGGGGCGAATATTCTGATCGTCGGCAGGGACGACACGATGGCGCTGGGGGTGATGGCCGCAAGTGCGCTTGCGCTTTGTGCACAGGCCGCGGGACACGGACTTCATACTCACACTGTCCATCTGCTCGATGGAAGTTTACCGAACAACGCCTCTGTTCAAACCTGGCAGCAGTTAGTGTCGCTCTGGAATCGGCCACCTTCCAGGGACTCTGCGGCGAAACGCGAGAACATTCCCGAACACGCCAGCCTGATGCGAATCGCGTCTCCTCGTGATACAGCGACGGTCATGATTGACATTCTGGCCGAATTGCGTCGACGGGCGGATGAACCGGGCCCCCCCATTTTCCTGTTCGTTTATGACCTGGCACGGTTCCGCGATCTACGCAAATCAGAAGACGACTTCGGATTTGGGGCGAGCAGCGATAAACCGACGAACTCGGCTCAGGTCTTCGGCGAAATTTTGCGCGATGGACCTTCTGTCGGCATCTTCACGCTGGCCTGGGTCGATAGTTACGCAACGGCTCAACGCTGGTTGGCACGCGACCAGATGAACCGATTCGAACACCGGATTCTCTTTTCGATGAACGCGAATGATTCCGCCAGCCTTGTCGATAGCCCGCTGGCGGGAAGACTGGGAGAAAACCGAGCGTTGCTGTATCGCGGTGACCTGGGAACGCTTGAGAAGCTTCGCCCTTATTCCCCTCCCGCAGCGGAGTGGCTCGAAAGCTACGTGGACCGCGAATCTCGTGAGTCTTCGCCAGGGCTGGAACTGGAGGACACGGGTGCGGACCCGGTCGGTCACTCGGCACCCGAAGGTCATTCATGA
- a CDS encoding intradiol ring-cleavage dioxygenase, whose protein sequence is MSQWSSIRSRRGFLRNVAFGSALFTTPGLFAEQLFQTPALTEGPFYPDKLPLDQDNDLLIINDSVTPAVGEITHLTGRILDTNGAPLKDATIEIWQCDANAVYLHSADSTPKKSTQDKHFQGFGRFTTGSTGEYRFRTIKPVPYPGRPAPHIHIKIKQGDRELLTTQLMIRGHEGNVRDGVFNGTRDLIDRELLMTDFKPIKESTIGELSAVFDIVIGRTPDDNARLR, encoded by the coding sequence ATGTCTCAATGGTCTTCGATCCGTTCTCGACGAGGCTTTCTTCGTAACGTTGCCTTCGGCTCGGCCCTTTTCACAACACCCGGGCTTTTCGCCGAGCAGTTGTTCCAGACCCCTGCTCTGACTGAAGGGCCTTTCTACCCGGACAAGCTGCCGCTCGATCAGGATAATGATCTGCTGATTATCAACGACAGCGTCACCCCCGCCGTCGGTGAAATCACGCATCTAACCGGCCGCATCCTCGACACGAATGGGGCGCCTCTTAAGGACGCAACCATTGAGATCTGGCAATGCGATGCCAACGCGGTCTATCTGCATTCGGCAGACAGCACACCCAAGAAGAGTACGCAGGACAAGCACTTCCAGGGGTTCGGTCGCTTCACCACGGGGTCAACCGGCGAGTATCGATTCCGCACAATCAAGCCCGTTCCTTATCCCGGCCGACCTGCTCCGCATATTCACATCAAAATCAAGCAGGGTGATCGAGAGCTTCTGACGACTCAACTGATGATCCGAGGTCACGAAGGAAATGTCCGCGACGGTGTCTTTAATGGGACTCGCGATCTCATTGACCGCGAGTTGCTCATGACAGATTTCAAGCCGATCAAGGAATCCACGATCGGAGAACTTTCGGCTGTCTTTGACATTGTCATTGGTCGTACTCCCGATGATAACGCCAGACTCCGGTAA